The following are encoded in a window of Cycloclasticus pugetii PS-1 genomic DNA:
- a CDS encoding ABC transporter substrate-binding protein — translation MQLKQTQRLIAFFISLLISANVLAKPQRIVSLNLCADQLLMALLPPERLIAITPLAANPEASYLYQKAAQYHQHSSRIEEIMALKPDLIVAGEFTAQPTNQLLEELGYKVIKLGLPINSDGIFQQVRFLGQQIGEPARAEALVLAMHKQLANIIGAQDKRSQRAAVYYANGFTAGQQTIVNEILTMAGLRNIAAELNLDYVAPLSLESLLASKPDILLLGRSNKNTNSLAHQILQHQAIHRYAALKQVKRITIPDRYWSCAGPSSFAAASYLQQQLLAQPL, via the coding sequence ATGCAATTGAAACAAACACAGCGACTTATCGCCTTTTTTATCAGCTTATTGATCAGCGCTAATGTACTAGCAAAACCTCAGCGAATTGTTTCGCTAAACCTATGTGCCGATCAGCTATTAATGGCACTATTACCGCCCGAGCGGTTAATTGCTATTACGCCATTAGCAGCGAACCCAGAAGCCTCTTATTTATACCAAAAAGCGGCTCAATATCATCAACATAGTAGCCGTATTGAAGAGATTATGGCACTTAAGCCAGACTTAATTGTTGCTGGTGAATTTACCGCCCAACCAACTAACCAGCTACTTGAAGAGTTAGGTTATAAGGTGATCAAGTTAGGCTTACCTATTAACAGTGACGGCATTTTTCAGCAAGTGCGCTTTTTAGGTCAGCAAATTGGTGAACCTGCTCGTGCCGAGGCGCTTGTTCTGGCTATGCACAAACAGTTAGCTAACATTATTGGGGCACAAGATAAAAGGTCTCAACGAGCAGCTGTTTACTATGCCAACGGCTTTACCGCAGGCCAGCAGACTATCGTCAATGAGATTTTAACAATGGCGGGGCTAAGAAATATTGCTGCGGAGTTGAATTTAGATTATGTTGCCCCGCTATCGCTAGAATCTCTACTGGCATCAAAGCCAGACATTCTTCTATTAGGACGCTCCAATAAAAACACCAACAGCTTAGCGCACCAAATTTTGCAGCACCAGGCCATCCATCGGTATGCAGCGCTCAAACAGGTAAAAAGAATAACCATTCCTGATAGATATTGGAGTTGTGCAGGACCGTCTAGTTTCGCTGCAGCGAGTTACCTACAGCAGCAATTATTAGCGCAACCCCTTTAA
- a CDS encoding FecCD family ABC transporter permease, translated as MTNHNETRLTAILLMGLLVLMAFSLIIGELNISIINSLKSIVNKESTLESIVFEEIRLPRTLLAVLIGASLGLSGAALQGMVRNPLAEPGVIGVSSSAALGAVIVFYFGLSAIFPMALPLGGIAGALLAVIFLYLLTGKNSSMLTLILAGVAVSSLTAALTALALNLSPNPYASLEIFFWLMGSLADRSFTHVWLILLPTLLGWWLMLKGRRDLDVLSLGEDTAQSLGVNLAKLNRRIILGVALAVGSAVSVSGGIGFVGLVIPHLLRPHVGYQPGRLLICSALGGAILLLAADMIVRLIPTQQELKIGVLTALLGAPFFLHLILKSRREWLS; from the coding sequence ATGACTAACCATAACGAAACCCGTTTAACAGCAATCTTATTAATGGGCCTGTTAGTGTTAATGGCATTTTCATTAATAATAGGTGAATTAAATATAAGTATTATCAATAGCTTAAAAAGTATTGTTAATAAGGAATCTACACTAGAATCTATTGTATTTGAAGAAATTCGTTTACCCCGCACACTACTCGCTGTGCTGATTGGCGCGTCATTAGGTTTATCCGGCGCGGCTTTACAAGGCATGGTTAGAAACCCATTAGCCGAACCCGGTGTTATCGGCGTATCAAGTAGTGCCGCCTTAGGTGCAGTGATTGTTTTTTACTTTGGCTTAAGCGCCATTTTCCCAATGGCATTACCGCTCGGGGGGATAGCCGGTGCTTTATTAGCGGTTATTTTTCTGTACTTATTAACCGGTAAAAATAGCAGCATGCTCACCCTAATATTGGCGGGCGTCGCTGTTAGTAGCCTTACAGCGGCCTTAACAGCGTTAGCGCTCAATTTATCGCCTAACCCCTATGCTTCTCTTGAAATATTTTTTTGGTTAATGGGCTCCTTAGCCGATAGAAGCTTTACACACGTTTGGTTGATTCTACTGCCAACCCTATTAGGTTGGTGGTTAATGCTAAAAGGACGGCGCGATTTAGATGTGCTCTCACTGGGTGAAGACACCGCCCAATCTTTGGGTGTTAACTTAGCAAAGCTTAATCGACGTATTATTTTAGGCGTTGCCTTAGCTGTTGGTTCTGCGGTATCGGTAAGCGGTGGTATTGGCTTTGTAGGCTTGGTAATTCCGCACTTACTGCGGCCACATGTAGGCTACCAACCTGGGCGGCTATTAATATGCAGCGCACTGGGTGGCGCCATATTACTATTAGCAGCCGATATGATTGTTCGCTTAATACCGACGCAACAAGAACTTAAAATTGGCGTATTAACCGCCTTATTAGGTGCTCCTTTCTTTTTACATTTAATTTTAAAATCCAGACGAGAGTGGCTGTCATGA
- a CDS encoding LexA family protein: MVEKVTKHGGARAGAGRKKGSSSYGEPTKAVRIPESLMATVSELLEHKKQKINAEKIPFPNIFLPDLDSPVPSIPLYGVSVAAGFPSPADDYIEKRLDLNELLINKPAATFFVRAEGESMLGAGIHPDDILVVDRSVHASVGKIVVCALDGELTVKRLRSKEGKLVLAPENPDYPDIPIKEEVDMVIWGVVTSVIHNV; encoded by the coding sequence ATGGTCGAAAAAGTAACAAAACATGGAGGAGCGCGTGCAGGAGCAGGTCGCAAAAAAGGCTCTTCAAGCTATGGCGAACCTACCAAGGCCGTTAGAATACCAGAAAGCCTTATGGCGACTGTTAGCGAATTACTGGAACACAAAAAGCAAAAAATTAACGCTGAAAAAATACCTTTTCCTAATATTTTTTTACCCGATTTAGATAGCCCCGTACCATCTATCCCACTCTATGGTGTCAGTGTTGCTGCTGGTTTCCCGTCACCGGCCGATGATTACATAGAAAAAAGACTTGACCTGAATGAACTCCTTATTAACAAGCCGGCGGCTACTTTTTTTGTTAGAGCAGAAGGGGAGTCTATGCTGGGTGCTGGTATTCACCCCGATGATATCCTTGTGGTTGATCGATCCGTTCATGCAAGCGTGGGTAAAATAGTTGTTTGCGCTCTAGATGGCGAGTTAACTGTTAAACGGCTGCGCTCAAAAGAAGGTAAATTGGTGCTTGCTCCCGAGAACCCAGATTACCCAGATATACCCATAAAAGAGGAAGTAGACATGGTTATTTGGGGTGTGGTAACGAGCGTTATCCACAATGTATAA
- a CDS encoding Y-family DNA polymerase — MKYPANIALVDCNNFYVSCERLFRPDLLNKPVAVLSNNDGCIVSRSQEVKDLGIKMAVPVHQVRQLVRQHDIQLFSSNYPLYADLSARIMHSLTAFSPSVDVYSIDEAFIDLERHNVNATDLGLEIKNSLARWVGIPVGVGIGPTKTLAKLANYAAKKWPSSGGVVDINEPIRRQKIMQITPVGEVWGVGRRLNEKLNTLGIETVWDLQSQPINSIKKHFNITLAQTVQELQGTPVMSFNEEQKPKQQIICSRSFKDKVTDRQELEQVLSVFCLKAAEKLRAQQGVALQVSVFIRTSPFDKKPFYSEKATYKLKSGTQDSRDLIKIAKKLLAGIFLPGYQYQKAGVTLGDIQLAQSSVIHQQDIFNSQSTGNEKSVTLMKTMDAINSRFNNSLRFAAAGNKSLQQSVPINRSSLYTTNWKEIARVK; from the coding sequence GTGAAATACCCCGCAAACATTGCATTGGTTGATTGCAATAATTTCTACGTCAGTTGTGAGCGATTATTTCGTCCCGACTTATTGAATAAACCGGTGGCCGTGCTCAGTAATAATGATGGTTGCATTGTTTCTCGTAGCCAAGAGGTTAAAGACCTAGGCATAAAAATGGCCGTCCCTGTCCACCAAGTCAGGCAGCTGGTTAGACAGCACGATATACAACTGTTTTCCTCTAATTACCCTTTGTATGCAGATTTATCCGCACGCATCATGCATAGCCTGACTGCTTTTTCGCCCTCGGTAGATGTTTACTCGATAGATGAGGCTTTTATCGATTTGGAGCGACATAACGTTAACGCAACTGACTTAGGCCTAGAAATAAAAAACAGCCTAGCACGCTGGGTTGGTATACCGGTTGGGGTAGGGATAGGCCCAACAAAAACGCTGGCTAAACTAGCTAATTATGCGGCAAAAAAATGGCCAAGTAGCGGTGGGGTAGTAGATATTAACGAACCCATTAGGCGCCAGAAAATAATGCAAATAACGCCGGTTGGCGAAGTGTGGGGAGTTGGCCGCCGATTAAACGAAAAGCTTAATACGTTGGGTATTGAAACTGTATGGGATTTGCAATCCCAACCCATCAATTCAATAAAAAAGCACTTTAATATTACCTTGGCTCAAACAGTGCAAGAATTGCAAGGGACTCCAGTTATGTCTTTTAATGAAGAGCAAAAACCAAAGCAACAAATTATTTGCTCTAGAAGCTTTAAAGATAAAGTGACTGATCGGCAAGAACTTGAACAAGTATTGAGTGTTTTTTGTCTTAAAGCAGCCGAAAAACTAAGAGCCCAGCAGGGTGTTGCGCTGCAAGTGAGTGTTTTTATTCGTACCAGCCCATTCGATAAAAAACCGTTTTATTCTGAAAAAGCGACTTATAAATTAAAATCGGGCACACAAGATAGCCGAGATTTAATTAAAATTGCTAAAAAACTATTAGCGGGTATTTTTCTCCCAGGCTATCAATATCAAAAAGCGGGTGTAACGTTAGGAGATATACAGCTGGCTCAAAGCAGTGTGATCCATCAGCAGGATATATTTAACAGTCAGTCGACAGGCAATGAAAAAAGCGTAACTCTGATGAAAACGATGGATGCCATTAATTCACGATTTAATAACAGCCTTCGTTTTGCTGCAGCAGGTAATAAGTCATTACAGCAGTCAGTTCCCATTAATAGGTCTAGCCTTTATACAACAAACTGGAAAGAAATAGCGCGGGTTAAATAG
- a CDS encoding fumarylacetoacetate hydrolase family protein has protein sequence MKLLNVGLLGQEIPCLLDSNNRIRSLEGVCDVISSDFLANDGLQALKNLDVDSLPIIEKPDRIGAPLLNPGKIIAVGLNYDEHIKETGGKQQDEPVLFTKAVSALSGPFDLIERPKGATQVDWEIELVVIIGKPARYISEDDAEAHIAGFCTGIDVSERYFQKSRSGQWLKGKSADTFAPIGPYFVTLDEFRQYQSCAVSLDVNGKRMQASNTDTMIHSVKKLVSYINEFMSLQPGDLIFTGTPEGVGLGMNPPQFLKAGDKVVAEVEGLGAQQHNVVDYSA, from the coding sequence ATGAAATTACTCAATGTTGGTTTACTCGGTCAGGAAATTCCTTGCCTGTTAGACAGTAACAATAGAATTCGCTCTTTAGAGGGTGTGTGTGATGTTATTTCATCTGATTTTTTAGCCAACGATGGTTTACAGGCACTGAAAAACCTCGATGTTGATAGCCTGCCCATTATAGAAAAACCTGACCGCATTGGCGCGCCGTTATTAAACCCAGGCAAGATTATTGCTGTTGGTTTAAATTATGATGAGCACATTAAAGAAACAGGGGGCAAGCAGCAAGACGAGCCGGTGCTCTTTACCAAAGCAGTTAGTGCTTTAAGCGGCCCCTTTGACCTTATTGAGCGACCTAAAGGCGCGACACAAGTGGACTGGGAGATAGAGCTTGTCGTTATTATTGGTAAGCCAGCTCGATATATTTCAGAAGACGATGCAGAAGCGCATATTGCTGGTTTCTGTACGGGCATTGATGTATCTGAGCGATATTTTCAAAAAAGCCGAAGTGGCCAGTGGCTTAAAGGTAAAAGTGCAGATACCTTTGCCCCCATTGGACCATACTTTGTGACCTTGGATGAGTTTAGACAGTACCAATCATGCGCTGTGAGCTTAGATGTTAATGGTAAACGGATGCAGGCCAGCAACACCGATACGATGATTCATTCAGTTAAAAAATTGGTGAGCTATATTAATGAGTTTATGAGCCTTCAACCGGGTGATTTAATTTTTACCGGCACGCCAGAAGGAGTAGGGCTTGGTATGAACCCACCACAGTTTCTTAAAGCAGGCGACAAAGTGGTTGCCGAAGTCGAAGGACTCGGTGCTCAACAGCATAACGTTGTTGATTATAGCGCTTAG
- a CDS encoding MAPEG family protein — translation MSNAVVALGGFAFWTLILVLSIATFRAVSDLVLKRGIPINGFKPDGSDVPGFGQRLTRAHLNSLELLPVFAAVVLTASLAGQMALLEPTVMYILYARVAQSIVHLISTSAIAVLIRGIFFVVQVALLISYIWQIII, via the coding sequence ATGAGTAATGCAGTTGTAGCCTTAGGCGGGTTCGCGTTTTGGACCTTAATTCTTGTTTTATCGATAGCCACATTTCGTGCGGTTAGTGACCTTGTTCTTAAGCGCGGTATTCCTATAAACGGCTTTAAACCGGATGGCTCAGATGTACCGGGTTTTGGTCAACGATTAACCCGTGCACACTTAAACAGCCTTGAACTGCTACCGGTTTTTGCTGCCGTCGTATTAACGGCCTCTTTGGCGGGTCAAATGGCTTTATTGGAACCAACCGTTATGTACATTCTGTATGCTAGAGTGGCTCAATCTATCGTACATCTGATTTCTACTTCAGCTATTGCTGTGCTGATTCGCGGTATCTTCTTTGTTGTTCAAGTTGCATTATTAATCTCTTATATCTGGCAGATTATTATATAA